AGGATGGAAAACCGGGCCTGCTGGGCCAGATAACCCAGCACATGCAGGCCGGCGGCCAGGGCCAGCAAGCCCAGCGCGGGCCACCACGGCGCTTTGGGCAGGGGGAGCAGCTCTTCGCGTTTCCACCAGAGCAGCATCAGCACCAGCAACGGAATGAAGTAGCCATGCTGGTCCTCCGGGCTCCACTCGTACACATGAATCATCCACCCCAGCAGGCTGCCGGTCTTGATGTAGCCCAGGGTGCTGTTGCCCCAGAGGTGGAACAACAATATCCAGGCCGCCAGCAGGCCCCAGAACAATTCACGATGCGGAAATTGCGCCCACGCGGCCGCAATGTCCGCGCCCAACTGGCGGACTTCGGCCAGCAGGTCTTTGCGCACCGTCGCGGTGCTGGTTGCTGTGTCTGCGCTCATGCGCCGTTGTTTGAGTCCTGATTCTATGACACCTCGGCGGTGGAGTTCACTCAAAAATGCGCGAGGCAAACGGTTGAATGCCAGAACCAGGCCGCGCGCCTAGGGCGCGGTCGGCGTTTTCCACCGCTCGCGGTCGGTGAGGAAGAGCTGCTCCGGGAATAAATCCGCGTAGGCGTGCTTCAAGGGAAATCCGGAGGGCACCTCCTGGCGCAAGAGACATTGCGCGATGAACATGCCCCAGCCCTGATTTTCGCCCTGGACCCATTGCGTGAGGAAGCGGTTGTCGAGCGTCTGGGGCGTGAGGTAAAGCGCGTGAATGGGTTGTCGGCGGTGAATGGCCTGAAAATCCCCTTCCGAATTGAGCGGCAGCCAGATGCAGGTGCGCTGGCCGTACCAGGCCACCGCCCAGGGAATGTCGCTCATCATCAATTCATCGGGCTTCATCCAGGCGGAGACGGCTTGAATCACCCGCGGGGCGTAGGGTGGATAAGCCATCATGGGCGCGCGCGGCGGCAGCAGTTTGACCACCAAGGGGGCCACCGCCACGAGGATGAAGGCCCCCACGAACAGCGGCCGCGCCTCCCAGACGGCGGCCCGCGCCTGGTCCAGCAGCGTAAAGAACAACGCCACGCCAAACATGATGACCAGTGGTGTCAGCCATACCAGCACGTTCTCGCTGGACACCTCCCGGCTGGTGGTACGCGGCGAGGTTATCAAGGCCTGCGCGGCCGCCAGCAACACTAGGGCCAGCAAGCTGAAGAGCCGCAGGCGCGACAATACCGGCCGCCGGAAGGGCACCAGCAGACCCACCAGGAAAAACGCGCTCACCCACGTGCCGCCCAGCCGCGGCAGGTCTTCCGGGATTACCTGTCGCAGGCCCTGCACCAGTTTGAGCGGCAGGTCCAGCGCCTCCACATGCGTAAAGTCCGGCTCCAGCGAGCGGGGCAGCGTGGAAGCGGGAAAACTGGGCGTGCCTTCATAGAGCACATAACTGGCTGTGCCGAAAAATGCGCCGGTCAACTGATAATTGCGCCACAACCACGGCGCCACCACCGCGCCGGCCAGCAGCAGGGTGACGGCCAGCGCCAGCCAGCGGCGCACGCCCAGGTGCGCCACCACAAACACCGCCACCGGCACGGCCAGCCAGGCAAAGGCATAGCGTGTCAACACGCCGGCGCCGAGCACCAGGCCGGTCAGCGCTGCCAGCGCTGTCATGCGCCAGCCGCTGTAAAACTCCTCCGCTCCCCGCTCCAGCCAGACCAGGCACCAGACCAGCGCCAGCACCCACACCATCACCAAAACCGTGGAGCCGCCGCTCATCGTGAAACGCCACAGCAGCTCGGTGCCCATCAACACCACGGCCGTCAGCCACGCCACGCCTTCATCAAACAACCGCCGCGCCAGGGTGTACGCCAGCCAGACCAGCACAAAAAACAACGCCTGATTCAGGAGCACAATGGCCAGCTCCGGCAGCGGCCGGGCGGGACGATTGTCGGGGGGCGCCACTTCGTCCAGGGGCCACAACTTCATCAGCCCGGCCAGCAGGAGCGGATAGAGCGGGGGGTGATGGATTTCGGGCATGGGACCGCCAAGCTGTGCCGGCGCCAGCAGCCGGTCGAAAGCCTGCCGCTGCTCGGGCGTCCATTGGGATTCGTCGGCGGGCAGTTTGCGGCGGGCCTCCTCGGCCTGGCGCACGGCTTGTTTCTGCAGCAAATAAACCGCCAGCGGCTGAATGGAGCGGGTGACATAGCCTTCGCCGCGGGCCAGGTGGCGGCCCAACTGGGCCTGCTCCATGGCTGCCGGCTGCTCGAAATTGCGCCAGGCCCGCACATCATAAACAGCGGCCAGCGCCACCACACTCATCAACAACAAGGCGAACTTCAGCCAGCGGTTGCCCGCGCCTTCCGTCCAATGATAAATCCATTCCTGGATGCCCGACATAGTTACCCGTATTCCCCGGCCTGCGTTTTTTCTGCCGCCGGCGATGTTGCCAACATGGGGTGTGAACCTGCCTGGCGCAAGCCAAATATGGGAGAAAGGGCGGAAACTCCACGCGGAGTGAAAAGGATGGGAAACCATGATGAAAATGGCCGGCCGGCGGCGCCCTCCGAGCTGGCCCCAACCCCCTGTGCACCAGCCCCGCCGGCACGGTGGGGAGAACAGGAAGCTCAAGCAAAAAGGCCCTCCCCCAAGGGAGGGCCCGCGCACTTGAAAGACCGGCGGTAGCGAGGTCGAAGCCTCAAGGCTTGCGGTAGAGAATGAACTCGCCGCGGCGGTTTTTGGACCAGGCTTCCTCGTTGTGGCCCTGGACGGCGGGTTTGTCCTCGCCAAAGCTGACGGTGTAGATGCGGTTGCCGTCAATGCCCAGGTTGATGAGGAACTCGCGCAGGGCCAGCGCGCGCCGCTCGCCCAGGGAGCGGTTGTATTCCTCGGTGCCGCGCTCATCGCAATGGCCTTCAATTTGCAGCTTGGTGTCGGGCTGCGCCTTGAGCACGCCGGCCACGGCCTGCACCTTGGGCTGCTCGCTCTGGCGCACAGCGGAGCGGTCAAACTCGAAATAGACGGTGTAATTCTTGAGCGCCTCGCGGTCCGGCGTCATGCCTTCCAGGCCGGCGCGGGAAGGCTGTTCAAAAGGATTGCCGGACAGGGGCGTGCCGCTGGGTGACTGGTTGCTGCCGGGCAGGGCGGGAACCTGCTCCGCGCCGGTGCCCGTGCCGGTGGCGCCCGAGGCGCCGGTGCCGGTCTTGGCGGGCAGGCCGGTCACCGGTTTGTTGCTCTTTTTCGTGCAGCCGGAGGAGACCGCGAGCGTGGCCGCCAGACTCAGGGTGAGAAGCAGGGACAGATATTTTTTCATAATGGACAAGGGAGATTTGGTGCGTGGGGTGTGCGTTGCAAAGGTTACGGTTTGGGGGTTAACAAAATAAACTCGCCCCGCCGGTTTTTGGACCAGGCCGCTTCGTTGTGGCCCGGCACGGCAGGTTTGTCTTCGCCGAAACTGACGGTGAAGATGCGTTCGCTGGAGATGCCCAGCAAAATCAGGTACTCGCGGATGGACAGCGCGCGGCGCTCGCCCAGGGAGCGGTTGTATTCCTCGGTGCCGCGCTCATCGCAATGGCCTTCCACTTCCACGGAAGCCTCCGGCCGTTTTTTCAGGGCCTCGGCCACGGCCTGCACCTTGCCGCGCTCGCTGGCGCGGACGGCGGACTTGTCGAAGTCAAAATAAACGGTCTGGTTTTTGAAATACTCGCGGTCTTCGTTCATGTTTTCGCGGCGGGAGCGGTCCGGCAGCGGGATGGAGCCAACGTCCGTGGCGCCGGGTTTGAGGCCGGTGCCGGTGGAGCCGGGCGGTTGCGCGGCGCGTCCGGCATCGTCCATGAGGCCGGCCAGTTCGTTGGTGACACTGCGGCTGTGGCCCGGAATGTAGGTCAGGGCGGTGGGCCGTCGCCGGCAACCCTCGCCCAGCAGCACAATCAAAGCCAGACCCAAACTCAACCAGATGGATGCGGTGAGGCGGTTCATGATGTTCGCTTCATCGGTTCGGGGTTAACGCGCCCAACTGGGCTGGGACGCGCTGCCGCCGACCTGGTGCGCATCCTTGACCCGTTTGGTGGGGACGTCAAGCAAAGACAGCACCCGGTTGCCGTTGCCGGTGCGGCGCGCAATCACCAGCGTGCGCGAATTGGGCGCCCACGAAGGGTCTTCGCCCGGCGCCAGCCGGATGGCTTCGCCGCCCTCCGCGGGCACCACGCAGACCTCGAAGCTGTTGGGGCCGGTCTGGGTGGTGAAGGCAATCCATTTGCCGTCCGGCGACCAGTCCGGCTCGGTGGCGTTGCTCACCAGCGCCGTGCGCAGACGCCGGACTTCGCCGCTGGCCGCGTTCACCACATACAACCCGCGCCCGCCTTCCTGCCGCGAGGCGTAGCACAGATATTTCCCATCCGGCGACCAGCACGGGGAGGACTCGCCCTCGCGGCTGTTGGTCAACTTCCGCAGGTTCTGGCCTTCGGCGTCGGCCACGTACAGGTTGGGGCTGCCGCCCTTGCTCAGGATGAGGGCCAGCTTGCCATCAGGGGATACAGCCGGGCTGATGTTGGAGCCGGCATGGCGCGCCACCGGCCGCCGCACGCCCGCGCTCAAGTCATGCAGGTAAATGGCGGGGAAGCCTTCCTTGTAGGAGACGTAATACAACTGGCGCGCGCCCGGCCGCCAGCAGGGGGCGGCGGCAATGGTATTGTCGCGGGTGATGGCCACTACGTTGTGGCCGTCAAAGTCGGAGACACAAATTTCCTTGGCGGGCCCGCGGTCCACCTTGAAGGCAATCTGGGTGTGGAAAATGGGCTTGGTGCCGCGGAGGGCAAGGATGACATCGTTGGCAAAGGCATGGGCCTGCGCCCGCAGCGTGCCCCCGGTGTAAGCCTTGGCGAGCAGCGAGCTTTTGGTGCGGGCGTCCATCAGGGCGCCCTGCACGTTGCCACTGTTGGAGCCTTGCACCAGGTACACCGCCCGCTCCAGCGGCACGATTTCACAACCGAGCACTTCCAAATCAAAACGGATGACCTGGTCCACCTCTCCCGCAAAACCCGCCACCGCCACCGGAATGACCGAGGCCGGGTTGGCCTCCTTGGGAATGACGAGTGTTTCCTCCCCGGTTTGGGCGCGCAAGCCCTCCGCCCACAGGCAGAGGCTCGCTGCGCCCCAGGCCAGGCGCTGACCAAAACTCCGGCGCGACACGTAAAGTTTGTTCATCCTAATCCTCGTTTGACTTTGAGATTGAATTCGATTTTGAAGGTCCGCTCCAAATCCCGCGCCCCCTCGGGAAAGGGCGGCAGTTCTTTCACCGCCTCGAGCGCGTTTTGCACGGACAAATCCATCAGGTGGTTGCCCGAGCGTTTGAGGATGCGGGCATCCACAATCCGGCCGCTGCGGTGCACAATGATGCGCGCCACCGTCACCGCCGTCTCCTCCTCCAGTTCCGGCGGCGGTCGCCAGGCATCGTCATACGCGCCCAGCACGGCCTGGCTGTAATTGATGGCCGCGGCCCCGCCACCCACCCCGGAACCGACCACATCGCTGAGGGTCAATCCGCCGGAGGTCAATCCCTGGTTAAGGGATTGCATGACCCGCTCCACGGCCTGGGCGCGCTGGTGGGACGCCGCCGCGCCACCTTTGGCGGTGGACGCTGGCGAGGTCTTCTCGCTGGCCGATTTCTCCGCGCTCTTGCGCGTGGTCAAGGTGGTGTTGATGCGCGGGTTTTTGGAAGGCGGCGCGGTGGTGGTGGCCTTGGCGGTGTTTTTGGGCGCCGGCTCCACCTTGGGCGCAACGGGCGTGGGATTGGCCTTGGGGGGCGTGGGCGTGGGAGGGGTGGGCGGCGTGGGCGTGGGAGTGGTCCGGGCGGGGGGCGCCGGCGGCGCGGGGGTGGGGGAGGGCGTGGGATTGGGCAGGCGCACCATTTGGGGCGCGCCGCCTCCGCCATTAAGCACACTGTCCAC
This is a stretch of genomic DNA from Fontisphaera persica. It encodes these proteins:
- a CDS encoding energy transducer TonB, translated to MSAAIHAVLLGVLLVGSAFHKPPPPREIIPIKYFSGRLVDSVLNGGGGAPQMVRLPNPTPSPTPAPPAPPARTTPTPTPPTPPTPTPPKANPTPVAPKVEPAPKNTAKATTTAPPSKNPRINTTLTTRKSAEKSASEKTSPASTAKGGAAASHQRAQAVERVMQSLNQGLTSGGLTLSDVVGSGVGGGAAAINYSQAVLGAYDDAWRPPPELEEETAVTVARIIVHRSGRIVDARILKRSGNHLMDLSVQNALEAVKELPPFPEGARDLERTFKIEFNLKVKRGLG
- a CDS encoding OmpA family protein, which codes for MKKYLSLLLTLSLAATLAVSSGCTKKSNKPVTGLPAKTGTGASGATGTGTGAEQVPALPGSNQSPSGTPLSGNPFEQPSRAGLEGMTPDREALKNYTVYFEFDRSAVRQSEQPKVQAVAGVLKAQPDTKLQIEGHCDERGTEEYNRSLGERRALALREFLINLGIDGNRIYTVSFGEDKPAVQGHNEEAWSKNRRGEFILYRKP
- a CDS encoding ArnT family glycosyltransferase, producing MSGIQEWIYHWTEGAGNRWLKFALLLMSVVALAAVYDVRAWRNFEQPAAMEQAQLGRHLARGEGYVTRSIQPLAVYLLQKQAVRQAEEARRKLPADESQWTPEQRQAFDRLLAPAQLGGPMPEIHHPPLYPLLLAGLMKLWPLDEVAPPDNRPARPLPELAIVLLNQALFFVLVWLAYTLARRLFDEGVAWLTAVVLMGTELLWRFTMSGGSTVLVMVWVLALVWCLVWLERGAEEFYSGWRMTALAALTGLVLGAGVLTRYAFAWLAVPVAVFVVAHLGVRRWLALAVTLLLAGAVVAPWLWRNYQLTGAFFGTASYVLYEGTPSFPASTLPRSLEPDFTHVEALDLPLKLVQGLRQVIPEDLPRLGGTWVSAFFLVGLLVPFRRPVLSRLRLFSLLALVLLAAAQALITSPRTTSREVSSENVLVWLTPLVIMFGVALFFTLLDQARAAVWEARPLFVGAFILVAVAPLVVKLLPPRAPMMAYPPYAPRVIQAVSAWMKPDELMMSDIPWAVAWYGQRTCIWLPLNSEGDFQAIHRRQPIHALYLTPQTLDNRFLTQWVQGENQGWGMFIAQCLLRQEVPSGFPLKHAYADLFPEQLFLTDRERWKTPTAP
- the pal gene encoding peptidoglycan-associated lipoprotein Pal, producing the protein MNRLTASIWLSLGLALIVLLGEGCRRRPTALTYIPGHSRSVTNELAGLMDDAGRAAQPPGSTGTGLKPGATDVGSIPLPDRSRRENMNEDREYFKNQTVYFDFDKSAVRASERGKVQAVAEALKKRPEASVEVEGHCDERGTEEYNRSLGERRALSIREYLILLGISSERIFTVSFGEDKPAVPGHNEAAWSKNRRGEFILLTPKP